GAAACCATAGCTTCGACCTGGACGGACTGATGCAGGTGGAGGAACGGCGCCGATCCGTGCTGGGGGAGGCGGAAACCCTCCAGGCCCGGCGGAACGAGGGATCCCGACGGGTCGGGGCCCTTCGCGGGCGCGGCGAGGACTCCTCCGCGGCCATGGAGGAGATGCGCCTCCTGGGGGAACGGGTCAAGGAGCTGGAGACGGAACAGAAACGGCTGGACGAGGCGCTGGTGGACCGGATGCTCCAGATCCCCAACCGACCCCACGAAAGCGTCCCCGTGGGAGCCAGCGAGGAGGACAACCCGGAGGTGCGCCGCTGGGGAATCCCTCGCTCCTTCCCCTTCGAACCGAAACCCCACTGGGAGCTGGGCGAGGCCCTGGGAATCCTGGACTTCGAGCGAGGGGTGCGCCTGGCGGAAAGCCGCTTCGTGGTCCTCAAGGGCTGGGGAGCCAGGCTGGAGAGGGCCCTGACCCAGTTCATGCTGGATCGGCACACCCAAAACCACGGCTTCCTGGAAATCGCCCCTCCCTACCTGGTGAACTCCAAGACCATGAGGGGAACGGGACAGCTTCCCAAGTTCGCCGAGGACCTCTACCGGTGCAGCAACGACGACCTCTGGCTCATCCCCACCGCGGAGGTGCCCATGACGAACCTCCACGCCGGGGAGATCCTGCAGGAGAAGGAGCTTCCCCTGTACTACACCGCCTACACCCCCTGCTTCCGCCGGGAGGCGGGGACCTACGGTCGGGACATGAAGGGGATGCTGCGGGTCCACCAGTTCGACAAGGTGGAGCTGGTGAAGCTCTGCCGCCCCGAGGACAGCTACGAGGAGCTGGAGAGCCTCACCCGGTGCGCCGAAAGCATCCTCCAGGACCTGGAACTTCCCTTCCGGACCATCTGCCTGTGCACCGGGGACATGGGCTTCTCTGCCGCCAAGACCTACGATCTGGAGGTCTGGATTCCCTCCCAGAACTGCTACCGGGAGATCAGCTCCTGCAGCAACTGCGAGGATTTCCAGTCCCGCCGCATGGACACCCGATACCGTCCCGAGGGAGGGGGAAAGCCCCGTTTCGTCCACACCCTCAACGGATCGGGCATCGCCGTGGGGCGTTGCCTCATTGCCCTCCTGGAGAACTACCAGGAGGAGGACGGGGCCGTGAGGATCCCCCAGGCTCTGGTTCCCTATCTGGGAGGGAAGGAACGTCTCGTCCCTTGAAGGAAGCGGGTCAGTCGCAAGCAATTCTCTGGGGATCAGGGAACGACGCGCTCCGCCGCACCCTGATCCCCCACGAACCCTCCGAGGGGAGGTGCGCCGCGCCGTGTTCTCTCTAGCTCCCGAGGAGATCCACCTGCTCACCGTCCTGGGGGCCCTGGCGGTGGTGTGCCTTCTGGTCCAGCGGTTCTTCAAACCCTATCTGGAGAGGGACCAGTATTACTACCTCAAGGACATCACCCTCATCGGCGCCTGGGCACTGTGCGGCATTTGGTCCCAAAGCCCCCTGCTGCGAGCCACCATCACCGCAGGGGTGGCGGCGGCCCTGCTGGGCTTCTGCCAGCGGGTCCAGAAGAAGTGGGATCTTCGTCCGGGCTTCTGGCTCATCGGCCTGGGCCTCGCCCTGTGGGGCCCGCGCATCACCTTCTTCGGCCTCCCCCAGGGGGCCTTCCACTACCTGTCCGAAATCCCCTCCCTGCTGGTGAGCGCCTTCTGGATCGGCCTCTTCCCGTGCCTGTTCCAGGAGATCGACGAGGTCCCCGGCCTGGGGGGAACCCTGCTTGCCGCAGGGTGGACCCTCATGCTGGCGGTGACCCTGTTGGCCTCGGGGGGGTGGAACGACGCGGTCTTCGCGTCCCTTACGGGCTTCGTCTTCATCCTGGTTTTCTGGAGTCGCCACATCCACGTCTACCGCCGTCTGGGGGAACCTCTGGCCGCCCTGTGGGGAACCCTCATGGCGGGCACCGCCATCCTGGGAGTCACCAAGGGGCTGACCTTCTCCACCCTCCTGGTTCTCCCCCTGGGGCTCTTCGCCCTGCCACTGCTGGAGGCGTCCATCCACCTTCTGAGCACCGCCTTCGCCTCCCGCAGGACGGGCAACCTGGTGCTCTACCGGCTCCTCATCAATCAGGGGGTGGACCACCCCACGGCGGTGCACACGGTGACGGCCCTGTGCACCCTCCTGGGTCTCTTCGTGGTCTCCGGACAGATGGGGTTTTCCTCCGTCCCCTTCGTCCTGGCGGGACTCCTTTTCCTCTGCGTCTCTTCGGTGGTACTCTGGGCCTTCCTCTTCCGGAGGAATCCCCATCCGGAAAGGCGACCCCGAATCTGGGGAGCGGTGGTGGACAACGTGTCCCTCCACTATGCTCTGGGGAAGGTCCGCAGTTGGGTGGGAGGGGGCGAACCCCACCGCATCTTCACCGTGGACGCCCTGGCGGCCCTGCGAAGCCGCTCCGATGAGGCCTATCGGGAAGCGGTGGGGGAGGCGGACCTGGTGCTCCCCGACGGCAAGGGGCTGATCTGGGCGTTCCGCTTTCTGGGAACCCCCATCCAGGAGCGCCTGCCGGGGGTGGAGTTCGTGGAACACCTCTGCCGCCAGGCCTCCGGGGAGGGGTGGCCGGTCTTCTTCCTGGGAGGCAAGCCGGGGATTGCGGAGAAGGCCGCCCGTGCCCTGGGCGAACGACATCGGGACCTGGTCGTGGCGGGCTGTCGGGACGGCTACTTTCGACCTTCCGAAGAACCGGAAGTCCTGGAGGCCATCCGCAACAGCGGGGCTCGCGTCCTTTTTCTGGGACTGGGGGTCCCTCGGCAGGAGCTCTGGCTGCACCTCCATGCCCGCACGGCGCCGGGAAGCCCCGCGGCCCTTCCGGGGATCGTGGGGATGGGAATCGGGGGAAGCATGGATGTCCTCTCCGGGGAGCTGCGTCGAGCCCCCGCGCTATGGCAACGGTGGGGGATGGAATGGCTCTACCGCACCCTGCAGGAGCCTTGGCGGTGGAAACGGGTGATCCGCCTGCCCCTGTTCGTCCTGCTGGTCCTCTGGACCCGACTGGTGGGGGATTCGCTTGCTAAGGAACAAGAAGATTCGGGCTCGAACCGACAAGGAGGTTTCTGATCGTGAAGATGGACAAACTGCTGAAGCAGGCACAGCGCATGCAGGCCCAGATGGCCTCTCTCCAGGAGGAATTGGCGAAGGTCACCGTGGAGGGGACCTCCGGGGGCGGTATGGTGCGAGCCTCCGTCAACGGGCATGGAGACCTGCTGTCCCTGAAGATCGCCCCGGAAGTGATCGACCCCCAGGACCCGGAGATGTTGGAGGACCTGGTCCTGTCGGCGGTGAACGAAGCCATCCGGAAGAGCAAGGATCAGGCCAACGGCCAGGTGAACCAGCTCACCGGGGGGATGAGCTTCCCGGGCTTCTGAGCCCTAGCCTCCCATGGATTCCCTTCCGTATCTGGACCAGCTCATCGAACGGTTTCGGGCCTTCCCGGGGGTGGGGGAGAAGAGCGCCCGCCGGATGGCGTTCTTCCTTCTCCAACAGCCCACCCCGTGGGTGGAGTCCCTGGCGGAGATCCTGCGCGGGGCCCGGGAACACATCCACCCCTGCCCGATCTGCGGGGCGTTGACGGACCGGGACCCCTGCCCCCTCTGCTCCGATCCGGGACGCAGGTCGGAGCTGCTCTGCGTGGTGGAGACCCCGGAGGATTGCATCGCCCTGGAGCAATCCGGCGTGTTTCGGGGCCGCTACCACGTGTTGGGGGGGCGGGTCTCCCCCCTAGAGGGGGAGCAGATCCCCCCGGAGCGTCTGGACGCTCTTCGGCAGCGCATCCAGGACGGAGGGATCGGGGAGGTCATCCTCGCCATGAACCCCCGCGTGGAGGGAGACCTGACCGCGTTCACCGTACAGGAAAGCCTGGCGGGGCTCCCCGTGAAGCTGAGCCGCCTGGCCTGCGGCCTCCCGGTGGGGGGAAGCATCGGATTTGCCGACCGGGTCACGCTTCACGTGGCCATGGAGGCGCGACAACCCTTCTCCTCCGAGGAAATCTGAGAGAGGCCGCACGATAAAACAAGGCAACAGAACCATCGAAAGGAGTGGTCAAATGGCAGAGTCAGGAATGGTTCGGATCGTCCGCGGCACCTTGCGTTCCTTGTTAACTCTCCTGGGCGGGGTTGCGGGGTACCAGATCGCCCAGTTCATCATTCGGGAAAGCTGGTGGCCCCAGATCACCCAGCCCCACCCTGTGGGTTGGATTAGCCTCTGCGTGGTCCTGTTCGGCCTGTTCGGCTTCATACTTTCTCCTCTTTTCTGGCTTGGGCTGGGCAAGTTCGGCCAGCTGTTCGAAACACACCTGCAGACCGTGGGCCTCCCGGAGATCTTCGTGTCCCTGTTGGGCCTCATCCTGGGACTCCTGGTGGCCAACCTCATCGCCCTCCCCATGGCGGACATTCCGGGGGTAGGGGTCTACGTGGCGGTGCTTCTGAACGTCTCCCTTGGGTACCTGGGGGTGCGCCTCTGCGTACGCCGGCGCGAGGACATCTGGACCTTCCTTTCCTCCGTGGGGGGCATTCGGGAACGTCTTCCCTTCAAGGGACGGAGGCGGGAAAAGGGAACGACGAAGGAGGACCCGCGGGAGGACGGGGAAATAGAAGCCCCGGAAAGGCAGGTCCCCAAGATCCTCGACACCAGCGTCATCATCGACGGCCGTCTCCTGGACGTGGCGACCACAGGCTTCCTGGAGGGGCCGCTTCTGCTGCCCCGGTTTGTCCTTTCGGAACTGCAGGCGGTGGCGGACAGCACCGACCCGGTTCGACGCACCCGGGGCCGCCGGGGGCTGGACGTGGTGAACGACCTCCAGAAGATTCCCGGACTGGTCCTGGAGATCCGGGAGGTCACCCTGAAATCCCTGGGACGGGACGTGGTGGACGAGGCCCTGGTGGTCCTGGCCAAGAGGCTTCAGGGAAAGGTCCTGACCACGGACTACAACCTGAACAAGATCGCCCAGATCGACGGGGTCCCGGTCTTGAATGTCAACGACCTGGCCAACGCCCTCAAGCCCATGCTGCTGCCCGGCGAGGCAGTGAGCGTGGACATCATCCGGGAGGGCAAGGAACCCCATCAGGGGGTCGGGTACCTGGACGACGGGACCATGATCGTGGTGGAGGAGGGAGAGCGCTTCATCGGGAGAAGGGTGGATGTGGTGGTCACCTCCATGCTTCAGACCTCCGCCGGAA
The sequence above is drawn from the Aminomonas paucivorans DSM 12260 genome and encodes:
- a CDS encoding YbaB/EbfC family nucleoid-associated protein — protein: MKMDKLLKQAQRMQAQMASLQEELAKVTVEGTSGGGMVRASVNGHGDLLSLKIAPEVIDPQDPEMLEDLVLSAVNEAIRKSKDQANGQVNQLTGGMSFPGF
- the serS gene encoding serine--tRNA ligase, with the translated sequence MLDLKWVRDHLEETRTFLKNRNHSFDLDGLMQVEERRRSVLGEAETLQARRNEGSRRVGALRGRGEDSSAAMEEMRLLGERVKELETEQKRLDEALVDRMLQIPNRPHESVPVGASEEDNPEVRRWGIPRSFPFEPKPHWELGEALGILDFERGVRLAESRFVVLKGWGARLERALTQFMLDRHTQNHGFLEIAPPYLVNSKTMRGTGQLPKFAEDLYRCSNDDLWLIPTAEVPMTNLHAGEILQEKELPLYYTAYTPCFRREAGTYGRDMKGMLRVHQFDKVELVKLCRPEDSYEELESLTRCAESILQDLELPFRTICLCTGDMGFSAAKTYDLEVWIPSQNCYREISSCSNCEDFQSRRMDTRYRPEGGGKPRFVHTLNGSGIAVGRCLIALLENYQEEDGAVRIPQALVPYLGGKERLVP
- a CDS encoding PIN/TRAM domain-containing protein yields the protein MVRIVRGTLRSLLTLLGGVAGYQIAQFIIRESWWPQITQPHPVGWISLCVVLFGLFGFILSPLFWLGLGKFGQLFETHLQTVGLPEIFVSLLGLILGLLVANLIALPMADIPGVGVYVAVLLNVSLGYLGVRLCVRRREDIWTFLSSVGGIRERLPFKGRRREKGTTKEDPREDGEIEAPERQVPKILDTSVIIDGRLLDVATTGFLEGPLLLPRFVLSELQAVADSTDPVRRTRGRRGLDVVNDLQKIPGLVLEIREVTLKSLGRDVVDEALVVLAKRLQGKVLTTDYNLNKIAQIDGVPVLNVNDLANALKPMLLPGEAVSVDIIREGKEPHQGVGYLDDGTMIVVEEGERFIGRRVDVVVTSMLQTSAGRMVFGRLRRERP
- the recR gene encoding recombination mediator RecR; the encoded protein is MDSLPYLDQLIERFRAFPGVGEKSARRMAFFLLQQPTPWVESLAEILRGAREHIHPCPICGALTDRDPCPLCSDPGRRSELLCVVETPEDCIALEQSGVFRGRYHVLGGRVSPLEGEQIPPERLDALRQRIQDGGIGEVILAMNPRVEGDLTAFTVQESLAGLPVKLSRLACGLPVGGSIGFADRVTLHVAMEARQPFSSEEI
- a CDS encoding WecB/TagA/CpsF family glycosyltransferase; this encodes MFSLAPEEIHLLTVLGALAVVCLLVQRFFKPYLERDQYYYLKDITLIGAWALCGIWSQSPLLRATITAGVAAALLGFCQRVQKKWDLRPGFWLIGLGLALWGPRITFFGLPQGAFHYLSEIPSLLVSAFWIGLFPCLFQEIDEVPGLGGTLLAAGWTLMLAVTLLASGGWNDAVFASLTGFVFILVFWSRHIHVYRRLGEPLAALWGTLMAGTAILGVTKGLTFSTLLVLPLGLFALPLLEASIHLLSTAFASRRTGNLVLYRLLINQGVDHPTAVHTVTALCTLLGLFVVSGQMGFSSVPFVLAGLLFLCVSSVVLWAFLFRRNPHPERRPRIWGAVVDNVSLHYALGKVRSWVGGGEPHRIFTVDALAALRSRSDEAYREAVGEADLVLPDGKGLIWAFRFLGTPIQERLPGVEFVEHLCRQASGEGWPVFFLGGKPGIAEKAARALGERHRDLVVAGCRDGYFRPSEEPEVLEAIRNSGARVLFLGLGVPRQELWLHLHARTAPGSPAALPGIVGMGIGGSMDVLSGELRRAPALWQRWGMEWLYRTLQEPWRWKRVIRLPLFVLLVLWTRLVGDSLAKEQEDSGSNRQGGF